The Sulfolobus acidocaldarius DSM 639 genome has a window encoding:
- a CDS encoding helix-turn-helix domain-containing protein, translating into MGINKEVIRCCYKISDTDVDCLLKLIELRKPITSEELSDMMKVSKTTIENSLKKLMDIGLITREKKTDKRIGRPKYYYTLIINFEDKMRNDLLNCSKLIDQVISEDMARI; encoded by the coding sequence ATGGGCATAAATAAAGAAGTAATACGATGTTGTTATAAGATTTCGGACACTGATGTTGACTGTTTATTAAAATTGATAGAGCTGAGAAAGCCTATAACGTCTGAAGAGCTATCTGACATGATGAAGGTTAGTAAGACGACAATAGAGAATAGTCTCAAAAAATTGATGGACATAGGTTTAATTACAAGGGAGAAGAAGACAGATAAAAGGATAGGAAGACCGAAGTATTACTACACGTTGATTATTAACTTTGAGGATAAAATGCGAAATGATTTACTGAATTGTTCTAAACTGATTGACCAAGTCATAAGTGAGGATATGGCTAGGATATAG
- a CDS encoding LSM domain-containing protein, with translation MSETAHKVLAESLGSTVLVKLKGEKIVRGTLKSYDMHMNLVLENSEEIMNDGSTRKVGTIVIRGDNVILVSPV, from the coding sequence GTGTCCGAAACAGCTCATAAGGTTTTAGCTGAATCTTTGGGTTCGACTGTTCTAGTTAAACTAAAAGGAGAAAAAATAGTAAGAGGTACTCTAAAAAGTTATGATATGCATATGAACTTAGTCTTAGAGAATTCTGAAGAAATAATGAATGACGGAAGTACAAGAAAAGTAGGTACTATAGTAATAAGAGGAGATAATGTTATCTTAGTGTCTCCTGTTTAA
- a CDS encoding phosphomevalonate kinase, translated as MVKKIKKVVASAPGKVLWIGSYSVVFGGISHSIAINKRVRAECEYSPSDDSLFETSYGVFKGKGNSLIESVISQFPNLPKVHVKLINDKDFLLEGRKTGLGSSSASTVALTACLYALVNENVDLNEIHKISQVANYQRQRGIGSGFDIATAVYGSIVYKRFTDIQNLDTYIEPLRLGDKYQMALAFIGESYDTVNSVAKFVEKRDLEQFKQMMKYIDAENSFAIKLLKDNKLEQAVEHLKLSRLMLEQLAENVVGVKIENEKTIELRRIAEKYDALIAMSPGAGGESVFAIGYDLSRVIEEWKKIKGIYVINLKEDEGLKVET; from the coding sequence ATGGTGAAAAAGATAAAAAAAGTAGTAGCTAGTGCTCCAGGAAAAGTTTTATGGATAGGTAGTTACTCCGTTGTCTTTGGAGGAATATCCCATTCAATAGCAATCAATAAAAGAGTGAGAGCTGAATGTGAGTACTCTCCTTCAGACGATTCTTTATTCGAGACTAGTTACGGAGTCTTTAAGGGTAAAGGAAATTCCTTAATCGAAAGTGTCATATCACAGTTCCCTAATTTACCAAAAGTTCATGTTAAGCTAATAAACGACAAAGACTTCCTGCTAGAGGGCAGAAAAACAGGTTTAGGGAGCTCCTCTGCATCCACAGTTGCCTTAACTGCATGTTTGTATGCCCTAGTAAACGAAAATGTAGACTTGAACGAGATACACAAAATATCGCAAGTAGCAAACTATCAAAGACAAAGAGGTATAGGTAGTGGATTCGACATAGCTACCGCAGTTTATGGCTCAATAGTTTACAAGAGATTCACAGACATACAAAATTTAGACACTTACATCGAGCCTCTTAGATTAGGGGATAAATACCAAATGGCATTGGCATTCATTGGGGAAAGTTATGATACTGTGAACTCCGTGGCGAAGTTCGTTGAAAAGAGAGATTTGGAACAGTTTAAGCAAATGATGAAATACATTGATGCTGAGAATTCATTTGCCATAAAATTATTGAAAGATAACAAACTGGAACAGGCTGTAGAACACTTAAAGTTATCTAGACTCATGTTAGAGCAACTAGCTGAAAATGTGGTAGGCGTAAAAATAGAGAACGAAAAAACCATAGAGTTAAGGAGAATAGCTGAAAAGTATGATGCACTAATAGCAATGTCCCCCGGAGCTGGGGGCGAGTCAGTCTTCGCAATAGGTTATGATCTTTCAAGGGTTATAGAGGAGTGGAAGAAAATTAAAGGAATATATGTTATTAATTTGAAGGAAGACGAGGGGCTTAAGGTTGAAACTTGA
- a CDS encoding type II toxin-antitoxin system VapC family toxin yields MKAIIDTGVLVEILEGSDIGEKITRLIIQNQIEPLITDLTLTELQYVTCRKYGNKRANEVIQKLLKSGFFGIVNSMRFARKAAEIKCAHSVSIVDAFNIGAAQELKINAIFKKEKEIDKSISNVVFADEL; encoded by the coding sequence ATGAAAGCGATTATTGATACAGGAGTTTTAGTTGAAATCCTAGAGGGCTCAGATATAGGAGAAAAGATAACAAGGTTAATTATCCAAAACCAAATTGAGCCACTAATAACAGACCTTACCTTGACAGAGCTACAGTATGTTACGTGTAGAAAATATGGGAATAAGAGGGCAAACGAAGTTATCCAAAAACTACTAAAGAGCGGGTTTTTCGGAATAGTTAATAGTATGAGGTTTGCTAGGAAGGCTGCTGAAATAAAATGTGCTCACAGTGTTTCTATAGTGGACGCGTTTAATATAGGAGCTGCTCAAGAACTGAAAATCAACGCTATATTCAAAAAAGAGAAAGAGATAGATAAAAGCATATCAAACGTTGTCTTCGCGGATGAGCTATAA
- a CDS encoding helix-turn-helix domain-containing protein has product METVLQIPYQKKTQIEKLLEFMYGLNEKEVQLIFRLLYSDTKLNIEELAEEFKVSKALISKSLSELANKGLIEREKVSNEGRKGRPIYVYYVDREQLFKRISRDLEELVQASIAKLKEYIFKS; this is encoded by the coding sequence ATGGAGACAGTACTTCAAATTCCATATCAAAAGAAAACACAAATTGAAAAACTACTTGAGTTCATGTATGGACTCAATGAAAAGGAAGTACAACTAATATTCAGATTACTATACTCTGACACGAAACTAAATATAGAGGAATTAGCTGAAGAATTTAAGGTAAGTAAGGCACTAATAAGCAAGTCCCTAAGTGAATTAGCTAATAAAGGTCTTATAGAGAGAGAAAAAGTATCTAATGAGGGGAGAAAAGGAAGACCAATATATGTTTACTATGTTGATAGGGAACAACTATTTAAGAGAATAAGCAGAGATCTTGAAGAACTAGTACAAGCTTCGATAGCGAAGTTAAAAGAGTATATTTTTAAGTCTTAA
- a CDS encoding ATP-binding cassette domain-containing protein, whose protein sequence is MIVKGLKVKLGKKIVLDNVNIELRPGITLILGPNGSGKTTLLKTIIGMIEPIEGKVIVNENLSYSPAEFYTVNMKTIDVILAGRKKGEYQKYIELFNIADLMENDFQNLSSGQKRLVLIVKALGEGDLVIMDEPFANLDMKNRMIVLDSLLKLKSEKNFIITSHELEVINYADEIILVKNGKVVYSGSKENVSDLILSQVYDVRIRSLVVAGRRFFFHE, encoded by the coding sequence ATGATAGTGAAGGGGCTTAAAGTAAAACTAGGTAAGAAGATTGTTCTCGACAACGTAAATATTGAGTTAAGACCAGGTATTACGCTAATACTTGGACCTAACGGGTCTGGTAAGACTACATTATTAAAGACAATAATCGGTATGATTGAACCAATTGAAGGCAAAGTAATAGTTAACGAGAATTTGTCATATTCCCCAGCAGAATTTTATACGGTAAATATGAAAACGATTGATGTTATCCTGGCTGGGCGAAAGAAAGGGGAATACCAAAAATACATTGAACTCTTTAACATAGCGGATCTTATGGAAAATGACTTTCAAAATTTAAGCTCTGGTCAAAAGAGACTTGTCCTAATAGTAAAGGCTTTAGGCGAAGGAGACTTGGTAATAATGGATGAACCCTTTGCCAACTTAGATATGAAAAACAGGATGATTGTATTAGATTCCCTATTGAAACTGAAGAGTGAGAAGAATTTTATTATCACATCGCATGAGCTAGAAGTTATAAATTACGCAGATGAAATAATCTTGGTAAAAAACGGAAAAGTAGTATATTCAGGAAGTAAGGAGAATGTTAGTGACTTAATTCTGTCGCAAGTTTATGATGTGAGAATAAGATCTTTAGTTGTAGCTGGAAGGAGATTCTTTTTCCATGAGTAA
- a CDS encoding tetratricopeptide repeat protein, translating into MEEVVRAYQEGNLNYALRKINEIIKSNPSPDIYNLLGKILLELGKDEEALEAFRQANNRLEVARIYIQKGLYQDALNEIKDETNDESKILRALIYIKMENFDKAKEEIANINSNSPLFHKVKGIVEYHTANYYGALRSITIALREYPMDAELYYYRALVKAELGLEYEDDIDMAINLNPYYAELYFSKGVILEQRGKLNEAVNYYSKAIKYKPELVKAYYRRAKVYMKLGMDQEAEKDIEKVKELTDNKS; encoded by the coding sequence ATGGAGGAAGTTGTAAGAGCTTACCAAGAGGGTAATTTAAACTATGCACTAAGAAAGATTAATGAGATTATTAAGAGTAATCCCTCCCCTGACATATATAACCTATTAGGAAAGATATTATTGGAGTTAGGTAAGGATGAAGAGGCACTTGAAGCCTTTAGACAGGCTAATAATAGGCTCGAAGTAGCTAGAATTTATATTCAAAAGGGTCTATATCAAGACGCATTAAATGAAATAAAGGACGAAACAAATGATGAATCAAAGATATTGAGAGCATTAATTTACATTAAAATGGAGAATTTCGATAAGGCAAAAGAGGAGATAGCTAACATAAACTCCAACTCTCCTCTGTTCCACAAGGTAAAGGGAATAGTGGAATACCATACTGCAAATTATTATGGGGCACTGAGATCCATAACAATAGCCTTAAGAGAATACCCCATGGATGCTGAGCTATACTATTACAGAGCTCTAGTGAAAGCAGAGCTGGGGTTAGAATATGAGGATGACATAGATATGGCGATTAACCTAAACCCATACTATGCTGAGTTATACTTCAGTAAAGGCGTAATATTGGAACAAAGGGGTAAATTAAATGAAGCCGTAAACTACTACAGTAAGGCAATAAAGTATAAGCCTGAACTAGTTAAGGCTTATTACAGGAGAGCTAAAGTTTACATGAAACTGGGAATGGATCAAGAAGCTGAAAAAGATATAGAAAAAGTGAAGGAATTAACTGACAACAAAAGTTGA
- a CDS encoding cryptochrome/photolyase family protein, which yields MDCAVIFRRDLRLFDNTALVNAVYHCNKIYPIFIVDPRQMINNPYKSEFAATFLINSLVELDKELNGNLNVYYGYPENIVSKLDMVNAIFINEDYTPFAIQRDEKMKENALNKGIKFFSYPDVLLSAEEKKIKIGRSFTPFYTKARELEVPKPQSVDKSINVERISNSLSIDFLLTFKKVESPLLKGGRPEGLMLLDREIDYSRKDYPAEKNYSMLSPHLKFGTVSPREVYHKKISDQAFTRQLYWRDFYTLLAYQNPYVFGHSFKTEYDKIKWENSERYFNAWKDGMTGYPIIDAGMRALNTTGFINGRVRMLVAFFLTKVLFVDWRLGERYFATKLVDYDPAVNNGNWQWVASTGTDYIFRVFDPWKQQEKYDPEAKFIKDYVRELRDYPPSVIHKVYLHKITGYPSPIVNWRERVEMVKQVYFSTKA from the coding sequence GTGGATTGTGCAGTAATATTTAGAAGGGATTTGAGATTATTCGATAATACAGCACTTGTAAACGCTGTGTATCATTGTAATAAAATCTATCCCATTTTCATTGTTGACCCTAGACAAATGATAAACAATCCTTATAAATCAGAATTCGCTGCTACTTTCCTAATAAATTCCTTAGTTGAATTGGATAAAGAACTAAATGGAAACTTAAACGTGTATTACGGGTATCCTGAGAATATAGTCTCAAAACTAGATATGGTAAATGCGATTTTCATTAACGAGGACTACACACCATTCGCCATTCAACGAGACGAGAAAATGAAGGAAAATGCCTTGAATAAAGGAATTAAATTCTTCTCTTATCCAGATGTCTTACTTTCAGCTGAAGAAAAGAAAATTAAAATAGGTAGGAGCTTTACACCATTTTACACTAAAGCAAGAGAACTAGAAGTGCCCAAGCCACAATCTGTGGACAAAAGCATAAATGTGGAACGAATAAGCAATAGTTTATCAATAGATTTTCTATTGACTTTCAAAAAAGTTGAGTCACCCTTACTTAAGGGGGGAAGACCTGAAGGTTTAATGTTATTAGATAGGGAGATAGATTACTCCAGAAAGGATTACCCAGCTGAGAAGAACTACTCTATGCTATCACCTCATTTAAAATTTGGTACAGTATCACCCAGAGAAGTATACCACAAAAAAATATCTGACCAAGCCTTCACTAGACAACTTTACTGGAGAGACTTTTACACGTTATTAGCATATCAAAATCCTTACGTATTTGGTCATTCATTCAAAACAGAGTATGACAAGATAAAGTGGGAAAATAGTGAACGATACTTTAATGCGTGGAAGGATGGGATGACGGGTTATCCAATAATAGATGCAGGAATGAGAGCACTAAATACCACAGGTTTCATAAACGGAAGAGTGAGAATGTTGGTCGCATTCTTCCTTACAAAAGTACTTTTTGTCGACTGGAGACTGGGAGAGAGGTATTTTGCGACAAAATTAGTGGATTATGACCCAGCTGTAAATAATGGGAATTGGCAATGGGTAGCATCAACAGGCACAGATTACATTTTCAGAGTATTTGACCCTTGGAAACAACAGGAAAAATATGACCCAGAAGCTAAGTTCATAAAGGATTATGTAAGGGAGTTAAGAGACTATCCACCATCAGTAATTCATAAAGTATACTTACATAAAATAACAGGTTACCCGTCACCAATTGTGAATTGGCGAGAAAGAGTGGAAATGGTCAAACAAGTATACTTTAGCACGAAGGCATGA
- a CDS encoding phytoene desaturase family protein translates to MSTKRIVIVGGGHNGLILSALLAEQGAKVTLLEANSKLGGMTDTIEIQGVKLSRASYVLGLMPGFLINKFKIPLLYNDIFQVFYVNDKVIPFYRDSRKRREEMIKAGETRYPEFEDKLLKFKKLLYDKFTFVEKPPTKDSILEEAKKYGLEEFIQEPAKKVLSEYISEDYHEFFIYPGMERTSAYVIAYFFSPEWSLVEGGMGTVSQKIAEYAIDKGVEVRVNSKVEELIVRDDKVVGVRMGNTVVDGDVFVIATSPLQFPELVPNVPKRGYYPGWKKYNVILSDYPRFPEKLKGLENSLLDTEFGELLFPSILDKSRNGVVMETMADLEDLYQMFPDLKSKVKYVDELNAFNAEKIYNLPYGDLNHLPMREEFILEKRLGYETKYDNVYLCSAGTYPGGQVTGIPAVNVANLILKKYFTRSTFVVS, encoded by the coding sequence ATGTCTACAAAGAGAATAGTTATTGTAGGCGGAGGTCATAACGGATTAATACTTTCTGCATTACTCGCTGAACAGGGTGCTAAGGTAACACTCTTAGAGGCTAACAGTAAGTTAGGGGGAATGACAGATACTATCGAAATACAGGGTGTGAAGTTAAGTAGAGCATCGTACGTATTGGGTCTCATGCCTGGTTTTCTTATTAATAAATTTAAGATTCCGTTACTTTACAACGATATTTTTCAGGTCTTCTACGTCAACGATAAGGTAATACCATTCTACAGAGATTCAAGGAAGAGAAGAGAAGAAATGATAAAGGCTGGTGAAACGAGATACCCTGAATTTGAAGATAAATTGTTGAAGTTTAAGAAGTTGCTTTATGATAAATTTACTTTTGTGGAAAAGCCACCAACAAAAGATTCGATCCTTGAGGAAGCTAAGAAATACGGTTTAGAGGAATTCATTCAGGAACCAGCAAAGAAAGTATTGTCAGAGTATATATCTGAGGACTACCACGAGTTCTTTATATATCCAGGAATGGAAAGGACTTCGGCGTATGTTATTGCCTACTTCTTTTCCCCTGAGTGGTCTTTAGTAGAAGGTGGAATGGGTACAGTGAGTCAGAAAATTGCAGAGTATGCTATCGATAAGGGAGTTGAAGTAAGAGTGAACAGCAAGGTAGAAGAGCTCATAGTAAGAGACGATAAGGTGGTTGGTGTAAGGATGGGTAACACTGTGGTTGACGGTGATGTATTTGTGATAGCCACTAGTCCTTTACAATTTCCTGAGCTCGTTCCCAATGTCCCTAAGAGGGGGTATTATCCCGGATGGAAGAAATACAATGTTATTTTATCGGACTACCCCAGGTTTCCTGAGAAGCTTAAAGGTCTTGAGAATTCCCTTCTCGACACTGAATTTGGTGAGTTGTTATTCCCGTCTATCTTAGATAAGAGTAGAAACGGTGTAGTGATGGAGACCATGGCTGACCTGGAGGATCTCTACCAAATGTTCCCAGACCTTAAAAGTAAAGTTAAGTATGTCGATGAATTGAACGCATTTAACGCAGAAAAGATCTATAACTTGCCTTACGGCGATTTGAACCATCTACCAATGAGGGAGGAATTTATCCTTGAAAAGAGGCTTGGATATGAAACAAAGTACGATAATGTTTACTTATGTAGTGCAGGGACTTATCCAGGTGGTCAAGTTACAGGCATTCCTGCAGTAAATGTAGCCAATTTAATACTAAAGAAGTACTTTACTAGGTCAACTTTTGTTGTCAGTTAA
- the tenA gene encoding thiaminase II: MLSERLWESISDVYSAILSHPFITGLVSGKLEEERFKYYIIQDYHYLKDFSKALAVLSAKAESQEQSVLFATHVSDVIKVERDLHNYFFTHWKINPEDFEQSPSNLMYTSYLLSTVYSRPFYEGVAVVLPCYWIYMEVGRELTKKGSPNPLYKRWIDTYGGEEYEVGVKNVLNIINSFKLTDSQEKMMFKHFRLASIFEYMFWDMAYRLERFPFKIKV; encoded by the coding sequence GTGCTTTCTGAACGTCTGTGGGAGTCAATATCTGATGTTTATTCTGCAATATTATCACATCCTTTTATTACAGGATTAGTGAGTGGGAAGTTAGAAGAAGAGAGATTTAAATATTATATAATTCAGGACTATCATTACTTAAAGGACTTCAGTAAAGCACTAGCTGTTTTATCCGCTAAAGCAGAATCTCAAGAGCAGTCAGTTCTATTTGCTACACATGTTTCGGACGTTATAAAAGTGGAAAGAGATCTTCATAATTACTTCTTCACTCACTGGAAGATAAATCCTGAAGATTTTGAACAGTCCCCCTCTAACCTTATGTACACTTCTTATTTGTTATCTACTGTATATTCAAGACCATTCTATGAAGGTGTGGCTGTTGTTCTCCCTTGCTATTGGATCTATATGGAAGTAGGCAGAGAATTAACAAAGAAAGGTTCTCCAAACCCATTATATAAGAGATGGATAGATACTTATGGAGGAGAGGAGTATGAAGTTGGAGTTAAAAATGTATTAAATATAATAAATTCTTTTAAATTGACTGATAGTCAAGAGAAAATGATGTTTAAGCACTTTAGATTAGCATCGATTTTCGAGTATATGTTCTGGGATATGGCTTATAGATTAGAAAGGTTTCCTTTTAAGATCAAAGTATGA
- a CDS encoding DUF488 domain-containing protein codes for MTTIKAYTIGHSNRTISEFLNLLSAYKIEVLIDVRRWPRSKSFPHFNKENLSITLEDNGIQYIWFESLGGYRRFGKDIKDDGIGRCFKDDSFRAFATYILKSVDAKKALEDLLHLCSTRTVAIMCAESLPWNCHRKIISDWLYYKSVEVIHVLGKNKTISHKLTECARIENGELKYL; via the coding sequence ATGACAACTATCAAAGCATATACAATAGGGCATTCAAACAGAACCATTAGCGAGTTCTTAAATCTCCTTTCAGCATATAAAATAGAGGTTTTGATTGATGTTAGGAGATGGCCTAGGAGTAAAAGTTTCCCTCATTTTAACAAAGAGAATTTATCCATAACTCTTGAGGATAATGGTATTCAGTATATCTGGTTTGAGAGTTTAGGAGGTTATAGGAGGTTTGGCAAAGACATCAAAGACGATGGTATTGGAAGATGTTTCAAGGACGATAGCTTTAGAGCTTTTGCCACGTATATCCTCAAGTCAGTTGACGCTAAAAAAGCATTGGAAGATCTTCTACACTTGTGTTCAACTAGAACAGTAGCTATAATGTGTGCTGAAAGCCTTCCGTGGAACTGCCATAGGAAGATAATATCTGATTGGCTCTACTACAAATCAGTGGAAGTTATTCACGTACTTGGAAAGAATAAGACTATTAGCCATAAGCTTACAGAGTGCGCCAGGATAGAAAACGGAGAACTAAAATACTTATAA
- a CDS encoding cupin domain-containing protein, with protein sequence MDTKVVIRRDQWKPGSAMEIKRGVKDWKVIYPETGFPVKSLVLGVVEVEPNNSTPLHKHNCEEVYYVLDGEGVVEINGVKYEIKANDSVYIKENTPHRVFNTGKTTLRYVAVAGIMFVPLLPNWPTESPYEFVGEK encoded by the coding sequence ATGGATACAAAAGTTGTAATTAGAAGAGATCAGTGGAAACCAGGATCGGCGATGGAAATAAAGCGAGGCGTTAAGGATTGGAAAGTAATATATCCAGAGACTGGTTTTCCTGTCAAATCCTTAGTTTTAGGTGTAGTTGAGGTAGAGCCAAATAACTCAACTCCCCTTCATAAACATAACTGCGAAGAAGTATATTATGTTCTAGACGGAGAAGGTGTAGTCGAAATTAATGGAGTAAAATACGAGATTAAGGCTAACGATTCAGTCTACATCAAGGAGAATACTCCACACAGGGTCTTTAATACAGGTAAGACCACGCTTAGGTATGTTGCGGTAGCTGGAATTATGTTTGTTCCTTTGTTACCTAATTGGCCAACTGAAAGTCCATATGAATTTGTTGGAGAGAAATAA
- a CDS encoding trimeric intracellular cation channel family protein: MIVSSSIVFDIFNYIGIVAFAISGAIKAVKKGMDLLGVLVLGFSTALGGGIISNLLLGKTPPTNLIYYPYPITAFLASLATFVFYRIFTNVGKPLLYADAIGLGAFASSGASLAYSVSNNVILVVIVGAITAVGGGVIRDILSNEVPLILTREFYATTAVIGSFVYFIASDLSVPEDVALIVSFLITLILRILAMELKWELPRKKIE; this comes from the coding sequence GTGATTGTCTCATCATCAATCGTATTTGATATATTTAATTACATAGGTATAGTTGCCTTTGCAATCTCAGGGGCAATAAAAGCGGTAAAGAAGGGCATGGATCTTTTAGGAGTTCTAGTATTAGGTTTCTCAACAGCCTTAGGAGGAGGTATTATATCAAATCTGTTATTGGGTAAAACTCCCCCCACAAATCTAATCTATTACCCTTATCCTATTACCGCATTTCTAGCTAGTTTAGCTACCTTCGTTTTCTATAGGATATTCACCAATGTGGGAAAACCTCTACTATACGCTGATGCAATTGGGTTAGGTGCTTTTGCATCTTCAGGTGCCTCATTAGCCTACTCAGTATCCAACAATGTAATTCTAGTTGTAATAGTAGGGGCTATAACAGCAGTAGGAGGTGGAGTAATTAGGGACATACTATCAAACGAAGTGCCTTTAATCCTCACTAGAGAGTTTTATGCTACCACAGCTGTAATAGGTTCCTTCGTGTATTTCATAGCCTCTGATCTCTCTGTGCCTGAAGATGTAGCTTTAATAGTCTCATTTCTAATAACCTTGATTTTACGGATTTTAGCAATGGAACTAAAATGGGAACTACCGAGAAAAAAGATAGAATAA
- a CDS encoding SDR family NAD(P)-dependent oxidoreductase has translation MSYQSLKNKVVIVTGAGSGIGRAIAKKFALNDSIVVAVELLEDRLNQIVQELRGMGKEVLGVKADVSKKKDVEEFVRRTFETYSRIDVLCNNAGIMDGVTPVAEVSDELWERVLAVNLYSAFYSSRAVIPIMLKQGKGVIVNTASIAGIRGGFAGAPYTVAKHGLIGLTRSIAAHYGDQGIRAVAVLPGTVKTNIGLGSSKPSELGMRTLTKLMSLSSRLAEPEDIANVIVFLASDEASFVNGDAVVVDGGLTVL, from the coding sequence ATGTCATATCAGAGTTTGAAAAATAAAGTAGTAATTGTGACTGGTGCAGGAAGCGGAATAGGTAGGGCTATAGCTAAGAAATTTGCTCTTAATGATTCTATTGTTGTAGCGGTTGAGCTGTTGGAGGATAGGTTAAATCAAATTGTTCAGGAGTTAAGGGGTATGGGGAAAGAAGTACTTGGGGTAAAGGCTGATGTCTCAAAGAAAAAGGACGTAGAGGAATTTGTGAGAAGGACCTTTGAAACATATTCTAGGATTGATGTACTTTGCAACAACGCAGGAATAATGGACGGAGTTACTCCTGTAGCTGAGGTTAGTGATGAATTATGGGAGAGAGTTTTAGCTGTAAACCTGTATTCAGCATTTTACTCTTCTAGGGCTGTAATCCCTATAATGCTCAAGCAGGGTAAAGGTGTCATTGTAAATACCGCATCAATTGCCGGTATAAGGGGAGGCTTTGCTGGTGCTCCATACACAGTCGCAAAACACGGCTTGATAGGTTTGACCAGAAGTATTGCTGCCCATTATGGTGATCAAGGAATAAGGGCTGTGGCTGTTCTTCCTGGTACAGTTAAGACAAATATAGGGCTTGGTAGTTCTAAGCCAAGTGAATTAGGTATGAGGACTCTTACAAAACTTATGAGTCTTTCGTCGAGATTGGCTGAGCCAGAAGATATAGCTAATGTAATAGTGTTTTTAGCATCAGATGAGGCATCCTTTGTAAACGGAGATGCTGTGGTTGTAGATGGTGGTTTAACTGTACTGTAA
- a CDS encoding PaaI family thioesterase, whose protein sequence is MTDESSGFFDQEKITYMLNLEKLASYIGLKVVKVSKGYAETTFDYSENVTRLGGILHGGVIMTVLDYTGGIATMTVNEGFNQVTQELKVNFLEAMKDGPFKCIGKVIRAGKTTVVVDLSLYDANNVLGAKALGTWHILRK, encoded by the coding sequence ATGACCGACGAAAGTAGCGGATTTTTTGATCAGGAAAAAATAACATATATGTTAAATCTAGAGAAACTTGCCTCATACATAGGTCTCAAAGTTGTTAAGGTAAGTAAAGGATACGCAGAAACTACTTTTGACTACTCCGAAAATGTCACAAGATTGGGCGGTATTCTGCATGGCGGAGTAATAATGACAGTATTAGATTACACAGGTGGAATTGCTACTATGACAGTAAACGAGGGGTTCAACCAAGTTACACAGGAACTAAAGGTTAACTTTCTAGAAGCTATGAAAGATGGTCCCTTCAAGTGTATAGGTAAGGTAATAAGAGCAGGTAAAACTACAGTCGTAGTTGACCTAAGCCTATATGACGCGAATAACGTCCTAGGTGCGAAAGCTCTAGGAACTTGGCATATCTTGAGAAAGTGA